The sequence below is a genomic window from Flavobacterium lipolyticum.
TATACTTCTCCGGTTTTGATTACTCCGGCATATTTAAAACCATATAAAACGCCCATTTCTCTGCCCGGTTCCAGTCTGGTAAATTCGCGTCCCGAAACCGTTCCGCTTGGATTAGAAGTATTCTGACTGATGATAGACACATTATCGGCAAGTGAAACGACTTCTTGTTTGTTGTAAGCCACATTTAGTGAAGTGGTCCACAAGAAATGATCATTTCTGAAATTAGTACTGGTAATTCCCAATTCAATACCCTTGTTGTCAATCACTCCGGAGTTGATGGTTTGTGTATTAAAACCCCACCATCCGCCAATAGGGACTCTGATAAGGGCATCGGTAGTTCTTTTTTTATACACATCGATTGTTGCGGTTATTCTGTCATTAAAAAGCCCCATGTCCAACCCAATATCAGTCTGAGTGGTTTGTTCCCATTTTAAGTCTTTATTCGCTAAATTGGCAGGTTCCGTACCATTAACAAAATTTCCATCTCCAATAGTTACTCCCCAGGCTCTTAAGGTTGGCATGAAAGCATAATCTCCAATACCATCAGCTCCTGTAACTCCATAGCTAACTCTCAACTTAAGATCAGAGACCGTTTTGGAGTTTTGCATAAAAGATTCGTTAGATATTTTCCATGCTACTGCTCCTGAAGGGAATATTCCGAAAGAGTTATTGCTTCCAAAACGGGAAGAACCGTCTTTTCTTAAGGTAAATGCAGCCAGATATCGATCACTGAAAGAATAATTTAGCCTTCCAAAATAGGAAGTCAGCTTTGTTTCGATTTTTTCAGTCTCAGGTTTCAAATAAACCGCTGCCGCGTCAAGGTTGTGATAGGTTAATGCATCGTTAGAAAAACCGGTTCCGGCCGCTCTCAAAAACTCATACGTATCTTTTTGATTCGACGTACCAATCATGGCACTCATCGAATGTTCCTTAATATTGAATTTATAAGTTAGGTATTGCTCTGTACTCCATCTGAAATAAGTTTTGTTTTCCTCAGATCCTGATCCTTTTAAAGCAGCTCCAGCCACCAACGTTCTTGGGGTGTATCTTCCTTCAATATTTTCCTGCCATTCCGCACCCGCTCCAAAATGATAGGTTAGTCCTTTAATAATTTCATAGTCCAAAAACATATTTCCGTTGACCAATCTGTTGATAATATGATCGGTTGGTTCTAACAAAAGTGCCAAAGCATTGTCTTTCCCCTGAAATTTGTAATAAGAACCGTCGGGATTGTAAATTGGAATAGTTGGTGGGGCGGTCTGGATAGAAAACAGCGGGGATAAAATATTATCTCCAAAATCGCTGTTATTTCCCTCACTGGCAGCTCCGTAAATGTTCGTACCAACGTTTAGTTTGTCATTAAATCTTTTTTCGCCTCCCATTCTCACACTGTATCTTTTAAAATCAGTATTTTCGATAGCTCCGGTTTGTTTGATGTAGTTTCCGGAAAGGAAAAATTTAGAGGTTTTGTCACTTCCGCTAAAAGTAATGGTTCTGTTTAGTACTTCTCCGGGGCGTGTTGCGGCCTTAAACCAATTGGTATTGGCAACAGGGAAATCGGAAGAAAAAACAGGAGGTCGACCATTCTCTTTCGCAATAGCATTTTGAATGTCGGCATATTGCTGTCCGTTGATAAGAGAAGGTTCC
It includes:
- a CDS encoding SusC/RagA family TonB-linked outer membrane protein produces the protein MKFLTKKRPEDFRLKNLHGTEIKLTLFLVFVFTVQVSATSAVRINRRTDIAFFFEKTVKGKVTDQNGLPIAGANVVVKGSRTGVQTDADGSFAITVADNVTKLIISYVGMEDQEVTVGSSPLKIVLKEAGQKLEEIVIGYGKAKKKDLTGSVSSIGKDNLNLGGTISNVGQALQGRASGVQVQQNSYAPGTNPSIVIRGGNSLNNSNSPLYVVDGFITSTGASISPNDIENIQILKDASSTAIYGSRGANGVILITTKKGKSGKMQIEAEISDGFQSIIKEPSLINGQQYADIQNAIAKENGRPPVFSSDFPVANTNWFKAATRPGEVLNRTITFSGSDKTSKFFLSGNYIKQTGAIENTDFKRYSVRMGGEKRFNDKLNVGTNIYGAASEGNNSDFGDNILSPLFSIQTAPPTIPIYNPDGSYYKFQGKDNALALLLEPTDHIINRLVNGNMFLDYEIIKGLTYHFGAGAEWQENIEGRYTPRTLVAGAALKGSGSEENKTYFRWSTEQYLTYKFNIKEHSMSAMIGTSNQKDTYEFLRAAGTGFSNDALTYHNLDAAAVYLKPETEKIETKLTSYFGRLNYSFSDRYLAAFTLRKDGSSRFGSNNSFGIFPSGAVAWKISNESFMQNSKTVSDLKLRVSYGVTGADGIGDYAFMPTLRAWGVTIGDGNFVNGTEPANLANKDLKWEQTTQTDIGLDMGLFNDRITATIDVYKKRTTDALIRVPIGGWWGFNTQTINSGVIDNKGIELGITSTNFRNDHFLWTTSLNVAYNKQEVVSLADNVSIISQNTSNPSGTVSGREFTRLEPGREMGVLYGFKYAGVIKTGEVYAPQPLSKPGDPKYEDLDGDGAITVNDRTYLGNSTPHYTLGLNNDFKIGNFDLNIFFQGAFDYSVYNMTRMVGESTTSTDALNRWVAGTNENTDVPRDGYYKSTYGSYVNSKFVEEASYLRLKNLSIGYTIPESVLKPLKFVDNIRLYAIGQNLLTITNYSGNDPEVNGHFTNDTTKQNLGGGIDFNSFPASRTIILGIKVAIH